A window from Primulina eburnea isolate SZY01 chromosome 2, ASM2296580v1, whole genome shotgun sequence encodes these proteins:
- the LOC140823097 gene encoding uncharacterized protein isoform X3 — MSGGFFRGTSTDQDTRFSNKKAKLLKSKKFASELETLVDMTKVKLDVMRPWIAKRVTELIGFEDEVLINFIYGLLEGKEVNGKEIQISLTGFMERNTGKFMKELWLLLLSAQQNFSGIPQQFLDAKEEETKKKKADTDRIAHEILRKKEKEKQELERETAKMDGDGDTLRDKAAELELNSKPGSMVSSFQPADENKQRERKSMRGRFRDSKSPDLGYHSSSPSDRWSSRSVSRSPPRKSRSMSSERRYPTSPRQSPTPRKRHVVQPSPSPPRRRSSYSKRRSISPPRRRSPSPSRYRARLPRRNRSRSPLSHRSRSPFNRRSRSPRRRSRTPIRTSTAHHKFPSPFRRRSPSPLRRRSPSPVRRKSPSPARRRSPSPLKHRTSSPLSDKSPSHGQRRSPSALHHRPRSPFHRKPPYVGRESRSPVRRRYQRSPSTPRQQSISPARRMSSMIGRKKSLSPVRRRSPRESSSPSSIQRNSISPVWRESSKSKRSPQQSHGERVRSLEKNSPAHFNSPSERAELSAKNHRGSKPVDVRPFISLRSPQRDMLDQNDLHGKEPALSLSKKKTPLVSDASRERAHCEEQRSSIPRDSLHQRMERVIRPESPIPMLKAAGPKHHSDHYGASVEDKNFSAREIREQKYGRGTISLASDQRKDLIDSTKVHVLDDDAKSTKSQLTSSEGIPDRMNRRERYEKPESSEIRKTTTASEKKSESYVDEGDRAGDMNSGPLGDSKRDYRLQESAVLPKLSRKSELNDLNGSTDSPSKEFDEHKTKVKEKKKRSKSDRHDVESDDCSSDDSYEERKEVKRRRKEEKKLKREERRRRRDERHRRKEERRAEKWKLKSVDTGNPLSDLEGDYSEDDNDHKRVSQTRGNKDTKSEQKNLEIELREKALESLRAKKGIGNSKD; from the exons ATGTCGGGCGGATTTTTTCGG GGCACGTCCACCGATCAGGACACTCGTTTCTCGAACAAGAAAGCAAAGCTTCTTAAATCTAAAAAATTCGCCTCTGAATTGGAAACCCTG GTGGACATGACAAAAGTGAAGTTGGATGTTATGAGGCCATGGATAGCAAAGCGTGTCACTGAACTAATTGGATTTGAGGATGAAGTACTTATCAACTTTATCTATGGACTTCTAGAGGGAAAG GAAGTTAATGGAAAAGAAATTCAAATTTCACTTACTGGATTTATGGAGAGAAACACTGGAAAGTTCATGAAAGAATTATGGTTGTTGCTTCTAAGTGCGCAGCAAAATTTCAGTGGCATTCCACAGCAGTTTCTTGATGCGAAGGAGGAGGAAACTAAGAAGAAGAAG GCTGATACAGATCGTATAGCTCATGAAATTCTCAGGAAGAAAGAGAAGGAGAAGCAAGAATTGGAACGCGAGACTGCGAAGAtg GATGGTGATGGTGATACATTGAGAGATAAGGCTGCTGAGTTGgaactcaattcaaaacctggTTCCATGGTGTCTAGCTTTCAGCCAGCAGATGAGAACAAGCAGAGGGAAAGAAAAAGCATGAGAGGGCGCTTTAG GGATTCAAAATCTCCAGATTTGGGTTATCATTCCTCCTCTCCAAG TGACAGGTGGAGTTCAAGAAGTGTTTCTAGATCACCTCCACGGAAAAGTCGATCAATGTCATCTGAAAGACGGTATCCCACTTCTCCAAGACAGTCCCCAACTCCTCGCAAGAGGCATGTTGTTCAGCCCTCTCCTTCTCCACCAAGGCGTAGATCGTCCTATTCTAAACGAAGATCAATATCTCCTCCACGACGTAGATCTCCCTCCCCTAGTAGATATAGAGCGCGTTTACCTAGGCGAAACAGATCACGGTCTCCATTGAGCCATAGATCACGATCTCCCTTTAATCGAAGATCACGATCCCCGAGGCGTCGGTCGAGGACACCAATACGGACCTCAACAGCACATCATAAATTCCCCTCTCCTTTTCGGCGTAGATCACCCTCTCCTTTACGGCGTAGATCTCCATCTCCTGTTCGACGCAAATCACCATCTCCTGCACGACGGAGGTCACCGTCTCCCCTAAAACATAGGACATCATCTCCTTTGAGTGACAAATCACCATCACATGGGCAGCGTAGGTCCCCATCTGCCTTGCATCACAGGCCACGATCTCCATTTCATCGGAAGCCTCCGTATGTTGGTCGGGAGTCACGATCTCCTGTAAGAAGGCGATACCAACGATCTCCTTCAACTCCGCGGCAGCAATCTATATCACCAGCTCGGCGTATGTCCTCGATGATCGGTCGAAAAAAATCTTTATCCCCAGTCCGTCGAAGATCTCCTCGAGAATCTAGCTCTCCCTCTTCCATTCAACGCAATTCCATTTCTCCTGTTTGGAGAGAATCTTCGAAAAGCAAGAGATCACCTCAACAATCTCATGGAGAAAGGGTCAG AAGCTTAGAGAAAAATTCTCCTGCTCATTTTAATTCTCCAAGTGAAAGAGCTGAGCTCTCTGCCAAGAATCATAGAGGATCAAAACCTGTGGACGTTAGACCCTTTATTTCTTTGAGATCACCACAGAGGGATATGCTGGATCAAAACGACCTCCATGGGAAAGAGCCAGCACTGTCACTTTCCAAGAAAAAGACTCCTCTTGTATCAGATGCTTCTAGGGAAAGAGCTCACTGTGAAGAGCAAAG GTCGTCCATTCCTCGTGATAGTCTTCATCAGCGGATGGAAAGAGTCATTCGTCCTGAGAGCCCAATCCCTATGTTGAAGGCTGCTGGGCCTAAACATCACAGTGATCATTATGGGGCAAGTGTTGAGGATAAGAACTTCTCTGCCAG GGAGATTAGAGAGCAAAAATATGGACGTGGAACGATTTCTCTGGCATCTGATCAACGTAAAGATTTAATTGACTCTACCAAAGTTCACGTTCTTGATGATGACGCAAAGTCAACAAAGAGCCAATTGACAAGCAG TGAAGGAATACCTGACAGGATGAATCGCAGAGAACGCTATGAGAAACCAGAGTCATCAGAAATTCGTAAAACAACCACCGCGAGTGAGAAAAAAAGTGAGTCATATGTCGATGAGGGTGACAGAGCTGGCGACATGAATAGTGGTCCGTTAGGTGATAGCAAGAGAGATTATAGGTTGCAAGAATCGGCAGTTTTGCCCAAGTTGTCAAGGAAGTCTGAGCTGAATGATCTGAATGGTTCTACAGATTCTCCCTCCAAGGAATTTGATGAGCACAAAACTAAAgtcaaagaaaagaagaaacGCAGCAAGTCAGATAGGCATGATGTGGAGTCGGATGATTGTTCCAGTGATGATTCTTATGAGGAGAGAAAGGAGGTCAAAAGGAGGAGAAAAGAGGAAAAAAAGCTGAAAAGAGAGGAGAGGCGTCGGAGACGAGACGAGCGGCATCGTAGAAAGGAAGAAAGGCGTGCAGAGAAGTGGAAATTGAAGTCAGTGGACACCGGTAACCCATTATCTGATCTTGAGGGAGATTATTCAGAAGATGACAATGATCATAAACGGGTGTCGCAAACAAGAGGAAATAAGGATACTAAATCCGAGCAGAAAAACCTCGAGATAGAGTTACGTGAGAAGGCTCTTGAGTCACTTCGAGCCAAAAAAGGGATCGGCAATTCAAAGGATTGA